The sequence below is a genomic window from Streptococcus pantholopis.
CACTTCCCGGATTAAAGGAAGAAAAAGGTCCGTTTCAAAATTGGTTTTAGCCCCTTGGAGAATGGCTACCATACGCTCCAAACCCATACCAGTATCAATATTCTTGTTAGGGAGTTCCTTGTAGGCCGAACGCGGCAAATCCGGATCCGCATTATATTGAGATAAAACAATATTCCAAATTTCAATATAACGATCATTTTCAATATCTTCTGCCAGAAGGCGGATACCCATATTGTCCGGATCAAAATCTTCCCCTCTGTCAAAAAAGATTTCTGTATCAGGGCCGGAAGGACCAGCTCCGATTTCCCAGAAGTTTCCCTCAAGAGGAATCAAGTGACTGGGGTCAACTCCGCAGGACAGCCAGCAATTGTAGGATTCCTTATCATCCGGATAATAAGTCATATAAAGTTTATCCTTAGGTAAATCAAACCACTGAGGGCTGGTCAGCAGCTCGAATCCCCATTTGATTGCTTGTTCACGGAAATAATCACCAATCGAAAAATTCCCCAGCATTTCAAACATGGTATGATGACGTGCCGTTTTACCGACATTTTCAATATCATTGGTTCGAATCGCTTTTTGAGCATTGGCAATACGAGGATTTTCCGGAACAACTGAACCATCAAAATATTTTTTTAGGGTGGCAACCCCCGAGTTAATCCACAGTAAAGTCGGATCATCCACTGGAATCAAATTAGCTGATGGTTCGATAGCATGCGCTTTTGTTTGCCAAAAATCCAGCCACATTTGCCGCACTTGGGCACTTGTCATTTCTTTCATCAATATCCCTTTCTTTTACTCATGAGATTTTGCAGCAGCCTGATTGGCCTTAACACAGCCGATAGCAGTAACTAAGGACATCACAAAATTCCCACTCCGCTATCAGGCTAAGCTGAAGGCATTGTCAGCTAGTCTTAAGCAATTTGCGCCAGCAGCGCCTCCTCTTGATAAAGCCGAAAATTCTTATTCCAAGCATCACCTTCAACTGACAGTTCAAACTCCCTGACAATCTGAAAACGACTGTGCCGGCAAGTTCAGTATCAAATTTAGGAAAAAAGTCAGCATCTTTTTGCTTATTTGGGAGCTTCCATAAATACCTGTCACAATATAGCGGGAATTTCCTCAACCATCTTTAATAGCAAACTGACCGCCTAAGGTCCAAAATTTTTGCTTTATGTAAAAAATTTGTTCATACTGCTGCTTTCAAAAAAACAAGTCCATTTCACGAAGGGCGAAAACCGCGGTACCACCTTCATTCAATGAACTTGTCATTCTCTTTATTTTTTTAATTGTCTGTATTGAGCAGCAAGATAGACTTGTTTACGGCAGTTTTCACCCTCCACTGCCTCTCTGAAGTAAACCTATAAGCACTATCCATTCTCAATTACACTTTATTATACTTATTTTTAAAACCGCAGTCAAGCCATTTATTCCGATTCGGCTTCAGTGGTTGTCTCTGCCGCAGTTGTCGAATCTGCTGTAGTCGTCGCAGCATCAGAACTGCTTGAGGAACTGCTTGTTGCATACTCTGAAAGAATATCGGCAAAAGCATCATCCTTAATTTTAACATTAGCTTTTTCAAGGGCAGCGGCAATCACCTGATTTTGGAAGCTTGTATCATTTTCATACTGCGCCATAATAATTTTTTTCAGCGATTTCTTATACGTTTTCCAATCAGAATCCTTCTCAGTTTTCTTGATAGTCTTAACGATATAGTAGTCAGATGAAGTTGAATAAGCAGAAGCATTTACAACAGGAATAACATCTGAGATACCGCCTTCGTCAAGATCAAAAGCTGCATTCCTCACTTCTGCTGGCAGGGTTGTATCCGCTGAATCAAATGTGTACTCATATTTGCTGTCGTCAGCTGTCGTCTTTTCTTTAGCAATAGCTGCAAAATCAGCACCATCTGCCTTAACTTCAGAAAGAACAGAATTGGCTGTTTCTTCATCAGTTAATTTAATGACTTGGGCAGTTGTTTCCGGATTGTAATTTTCATAAGCTGATTTGTAATTCTCATCTGTCAGCTCTTTTTTAGCCGCCTGTTCAACAGCATACTCCACCAGCATTGTCGTGCGAATCTGCTGCTTGTAAGACTCTTCGGTCAAACCGGCTGCTGCAAGAGCATTAGAGAAAGAGGAGCCATAGCTGGCTGCTGTTTTATTGTAACTTTCTGTCACTTTTTTATCTGAGACTTTATCACCGTATTGGTCCTCAAACACTTTAGTCAAAACAAGTGACAGCATAGATTGTTTCGCTGCGCTCGTATTCTTAACTTCCTTATAAAAATCGGCAACAGTGATTGTATCACCTTTCATTGTGATCAGGTCTGTGTCTTCATTCGTCGAAGAACAGGCAGCCAGAGTTGCAGCTGAAAGCAGTGTCACAAGACCTGTTAGAATTTTCCCACGTCTTTTCATCAATAGTAAACTCCTTTTTATATTTGGACTAATGGCTTCTCAATCTAGGAAAAAAGTGCGCATCAGCACATCTGATAAAAGCCGCACTCATCAGCATCAGTCACTAACTCCCCCATTATAACATACTTTCTTAAATTTTACTTAATCTAAACCAGAAGGCAGGCAGATTTTTGCTGTATTTTTTCGAATAAGCAGCAGACCGTCACTGAGAGGAAGCAGACTGACCGTCAAATCCGGATGCCTGAGAACTGCTGCCAGCAGACGCTGCAGGCCGCGGTGAATCGCCCGCTGTCCTCTGGCAATTTCTTCTATCGGCTTAAGGGTATCGCCCCCCTGAAAAATATCATCTATAATGACAGCACCCCCCACTTCGAGCCGATCAAAAACAGCAGGGAGCAGCTCTATATATTTCGACTTGGCGGAATCCATAAAGACAAAGTCAAACTCTTCCTCTAAAACCGGCAGCACTTCAGCTGCATCTCCCTTGATAAGAGTAATCTGTTCCTTCAGATCATAGGCAGCAACATTTTTTTGAGCCAGCGCAAACATTTCTGCATGGCGCTCAATACTAGTGATTTTAGCTTCAGGAACATTGGCTGCCATCAGGAGAGCTGAATAGCCAATTGCAGTCCCGATTTCAAGAATCTTTTGTGGCGCTGTCATCTGGAGATAGAAACGAAAATAGGCAGCAACTTCCGGCTGGATAATCGGGATATTCTCCTGCTGGGCAAACTGCTCTAAGTCAGCTAAGCAGCCGGTATTAGGCTTCTGCTGAGTCCGTAAATAATCAACTATTTCTTCTTTGACAATAGGCCGCCTCATATTGGGATTAGCCTTTTTACTATACAATTTAACCATAATATTTAATTATAACAAAAAGCACTTGGGTTTAAAGTCAGCTGTTTCTAACTAACTTTTCCAATTCTTCCAAACGTTTTTCAAAGACAGCAAAGGCAGTGTTAAGATAAGCTTCATCAGTCATATCCAGTCCGGCTTTTCGAATAACATTGAGCGCATCCTCCGAATTCCCAGCCTTTAGAAAAGTCAGATAATTAGCCTTATCTTCCGCCCGTCCATGCATTATTTTATCCGCTAAGTAATTAGCCGCTGCAAAACCTGTCGCATATTGGTAAACATAATAATTATAATAAAAATGCGGAATCCGTGCCCATTCATAGCGAATCAGACGATTATCCTCTTTTGACAAACCGTAGTATTTCTCATTCAGTTCTGCATAAAGGCTGCTAAGATAGTCGCTGGTTAGGACCTCGCCGTTTTGATCGGCCTCATGAATCAGCTGTTCAAATTCAGCAAACTGAGTCTGGCGGAACACGGTTCCTTTAAAACCATCTAAGTAATGATTAAGAACGGCAAAGCGCTCGCTGTCCGAAGTCGCTTCCTGCAGAAGAGCTTCAGTCAGAATATTTTCGTTAGTTGTAGAAGCGATTTCTGCCAGAAAGATACTATAATCGCCGTAAACATATGGCTGATTTTCTCTAGTGAATGTTGAATGCATGCTGTGGCCGGTTTCATGCACCAAAGTGAACAGATTATCTAAGGTGTCCTGCCAGTTAAGCAGCATAAAGGCATTGGTATCATAAGAACCACCTGAGTAAGCACCGGAACGTTTCCCCTTATTTTCATAAACATCAATCCAACCTTGGTTAAAAGCCCGGTGAACATGTTCCGAATACTCTTTGCCAAAAACAGCAAGGACTTGTGCTGCTTTATCGCGTGCAGCCGGATAGCTGAAAGACCGGTCTGTCTGTGACAGGGGCGTATAAAGGTCATACATTTTCAGGTCATCAAGTCCGAGGATGGTCTGCCGCAGCCTCACATAGCGACGAAGCAGAGGCAGATGGTTATTAACAACCTTAATCAAAATCTCATAAACACTTTCAGGGATAAAGTCGGCTGACAGAGCTGCTTGGCGCGCACTGCTGTACCGGCGAACCCGCGCCTGATAATTATGACTCTTAACCGCTGTCTGCAACGTTTTGGCATAAGTATGCTGATACTGTTCATAGACAGCGTACATGGCTTCATAAGCTTGTTTGCGGACAGAACGGTCTTTTGACTCCATCAGGCTGATAAAATTCCCATGAGTCAGCTGTACTTCCTGGCCGTCACTGTTGGTAACAAAAGGTAAAACGATGTCCGCATTGTCAAGAATTTCAAAGGTCTCACCGGCAGCACCAAAAATCTCCTGAGCACCGGCCAGAAGTTCTTCTTCAGCCTGCGATAAAACATGAGGCTGCCTGCGGAAAAGATTGTCGAAAAAATGACTGTAAGCCGACAGAGCTGGTGTTTCAGCCATAAAAGCAGCAAAATCATCCTGCGGCAAAGTCAGCAATTCCGGTTCATAAAAGGCAAAAGCCTCACTGAACTGTGCATAAAGTGCTGTCGCTTTAGCCTGAAACTCTTGATATTTCGCCACCGTCGTATCCTGATCATTTTTCATTGAGGCGTAAACATAGACCTTTTCCACACGTCGGGATAGAGCCAACTGCGCTTCTGTAATTTCAAGAAGTTTTTGACCGGATTCCAGCAGCTGACCGGCATACTTACCAGCTGCCGCAATTTCAGCCGCCAGCTCCTCTACTTCTTTTTCCCAAGCACCGTCAGTCGGAAAAACAGTCGTTAAATCCCACTGATACTCTTTAGCTATATGACTGCGATTATCTGACATAAAAACTCCTTTTAACACCAAGATACAAAGGCCGTATAAAGCTCACAGCAAAAATAGGAAAACTGACGAAGAGTCGTTAAGACTCTAGGAAGTTTTATCTTTTTTGCAAAGAGCTTAGGCCGCGCGTTCAATTCACCAAGATACAAAGGGCGTTAAAAACGCAAAAGGAAAATAGGCGGTAAGTCCGAAATCTTCGATTTCGCAGACGCACCCCTGCCAGAACGACTAGAAAGGTGCGGCTGGTAATCAGTGACTTAAGACCTCAGTTTATAAGGTTTCTTTACTGTCCTATTACCAAATTTGGGCGGTTATACGGTATCCCCGCAGCGTTTAAACCTCTATTCTGCTTATTAAGGCTGACTAATCCCTCAGCTTTTTTCTTTTCAAATTTTAGAGACAGTTATTTGCATCTTGTCATTTACTGTTTTATTTTACCATAAAAATGACTTGGTCGGTTTAAGCAAAAACTATTCGGCAATAAAAATGCAATTCATAAATAGCCAGACTGTATGGCAACTTTGATAGCTGACAGCTAAAAAGACCCTGACTTTTGTATGCAGAGTCTTTTTCTTAAATAATATTTCCAGTTTCTTTTGAAGGCAGTTTCTAGTGAATTTTTGTCTTTTCACTGTCCACTGCAGGGAAGGATGTCAATTTAACCAGGATTTAGATTTTTGATAATAGGCAGGCGGAAAGAGTCT
It includes:
- a CDS encoding O-methyltransferase; amino-acid sequence: MVKLYSKKANPNMRRPIVKEEIVDYLRTQQKPNTGCLADLEQFAQQENIPIIQPEVAAYFRFYLQMTAPQKILEIGTAIGYSALLMAANVPEAKITSIERHAEMFALAQKNVAAYDLKEQITLIKGDAAEVLPVLEEEFDFVFMDSAKSKYIELLPAVFDRLEVGGAVIIDDIFQGGDTLKPIEEIARGQRAIHRGLQRLLAAVLRHPDLTVSLLPLSDGLLLIRKNTAKICLPSGLD
- the pepF gene encoding oligoendopeptidase F, with amino-acid sequence MSDNRSHIAKEYQWDLTTVFPTDGAWEKEVEELAAEIAAAGKYAGQLLESGQKLLEITEAQLALSRRVEKVYVYASMKNDQDTTVAKYQEFQAKATALYAQFSEAFAFYEPELLTLPQDDFAAFMAETPALSAYSHFFDNLFRRQPHVLSQAEEELLAGAQEIFGAAGETFEILDNADIVLPFVTNSDGQEVQLTHGNFISLMESKDRSVRKQAYEAMYAVYEQYQHTYAKTLQTAVKSHNYQARVRRYSSARQAALSADFIPESVYEILIKVVNNHLPLLRRYVRLRQTILGLDDLKMYDLYTPLSQTDRSFSYPAARDKAAQVLAVFGKEYSEHVHRAFNQGWIDVYENKGKRSGAYSGGSYDTNAFMLLNWQDTLDNLFTLVHETGHSMHSTFTRENQPYVYGDYSIFLAEIASTTNENILTEALLQEATSDSERFAVLNHYLDGFKGTVFRQTQFAEFEQLIHEADQNGEVLTSDYLSSLYAELNEKYYGLSKEDNRLIRYEWARIPHFYYNYYVYQYATGFAAANYLADKIMHGRAEDKANYLTFLKAGNSEDALNVIRKAGLDMTDEAYLNTAFAVFEKRLEELEKLVRNS
- the prsA gene encoding peptidylprolyl isomerase PrsA; its protein translation is MKRRGKILTGLVTLLSAATLAACSSTNEDTDLITMKGDTITVADFYKEVKNTSAAKQSMLSLVLTKVFEDQYGDKVSDKKVTESYNKTAASYGSSFSNALAAAGLTEESYKQQIRTTMLVEYAVEQAAKKELTDENYKSAYENYNPETTAQVIKLTDEETANSVLSEVKADGADFAAIAKEKTTADDSKYEYTFDSADTTLPAEVRNAAFDLDEGGISDVIPVVNASAYSTSSDYYIVKTIKKTEKDSDWKTYKKSLKKIIMAQYENDTSFQNQVIAAALEKANVKIKDDAFADILSEYATSSSSSSSDAATTTADSTTAAETTTEAESE